The DNA segment TGAGGGGCAGATGGGAGCAGCCGGGACCCTCGGCGGCCAAGCTATGGTGGGCCACGCGGCCATTGCGCAGCGGGAGACGACCGGGCCTGGGGGCCCCGCTGCTCGGGCCCGACTCGGAGGGCAGGCCTGAGTCGCTGGGCTGCACCTCCACGAACACCCGCGTGCGCAGGAGCCGGCTGGCCCGCTGGGAGTAGGCCTCCCGGTGGCTCCCCCACGGCGGCGCGCAGAGCTGGGCGCGGAAGGCGGCCTGGAAGCCTCGGCGGAAGTTCTCGTTGAAGTAGCCGTAGATGATGGGGTTGGCGCTGCTGTTGAAGAAGGCCAGCCAGTGGGCGAAGGGGAAGGCGTAGGCGGTAACCAGGTGTAGCTGCGGCTCGCTTAGCTGCCCGTAGTCGATGAGGAGCAGCAGCGCCCAGAGCGGCAGCCAGGACAGCGTGAAGAACAGCGCCACCATAACCAGCATGTGCACCACTCGCGCCCTGCGCCGCGCGCCTCGCCCGCCCTCCCCCGCCGCCTCCTCGCCGCCGGCGCACGCGGGCCCCGGGGCCTGGCACAGCTTGCGGGCGATGCGCGCGTACATGACCACGATCAGCGCCAGCGGCGCCAGGTAGATATGCGAGAAGAGCACGGCCGTGTAGACCTTGCGCATGCCCTTCTCGGGCCAGGCCTCCCAGCACGAGTAGAGCGGGTAGGAGCGGTTGCGGGCGTCCACCATGAAGTGATGCTCCTCGCGCGTGACGGTCAGCGTGATGGCCGAGGGGCACATGATGAGCAGGGCCAGCGCCCAGATAACCGCGATGGTGACCAGCGCCTTCCGCAGGGTCAGCTTCTCGCGGAAGGGGTGCACGATGCAGCGGAACCTGCGGCGACGGAGGAAAGAAAAGCAGGGGGTCTGGGAGGGTCCCAAGGGTCCCAGGGATGAGCGCCAACccctggagggcagagggctgggggctggcggGGTTGGGGCAATTCACCTCCACCATTGCACCTTAGGCGGTGTCAAAGAAGGCTCGGGTGTTAATTATGTTCGTTGACAAGCAAATTGGTTTCTCACCTGTAGGGCAATCAACTCCAAGGTTGGGTGGCCATGGAACAAGACAAAAGGGCGGGTTTCACAAGAACTGAATCCTGTTAGTGCATTTTGGAGGATAAACTGAATAGCTGGCAGCTAGCAGTGACTTAGCTGGCAGATTCTGTCCCTGAGTAGGCCGATTGGGTAGGTGtatcaaagaaaacaaattttagctGTTTATGGCTTCTCCAGAAAACCTTGGGAGTTCAGGTGTGGAGTCTATGTGACAGGTTCTCCCTATATCATCTTAGCCAGCATCCTTCCAACAGTGCCTCCATAGTATCAAGACAGTTCTGCACCATTTCCTCCTTAGGATGTCTCAGCTGTGATTATTATTACACCCTTACTTTACATATGCGATTCAGAGGTGTTAAGTAActggctcagggtcacacagctagctagTACCAAGGACCAAGCTTGAATACAGATTTGTCTTGCTCCACTATGCCATATAAACCGGCAGCTGTAAACCCTCACTGTGCATTAGAATCTCCCGAAgcgtttttaaaaatacctaggcCCAGTTCTCCTGGTCAAAGATGCCCATCTAGTTTAGGAAAGTCATGGGGCAATTTAAGGGCTAAACCTGCGCTAGAACACAGGCCTAGAGCTCCCAGCCATCTGCTCTTTCCCCTTCACCAAACTGTCCTGCTCTCCTCCCTCCTATCCTTTTCCTCACCTGACAGCACTTTCCACTTTTCCCACAGCTTGTTTCAAGCCTTACTTTCTCAACCTACCTAACTTTGACCTCCTGGTTTCATAACATCAAATAAGGAACTGCCAGAAAACAAATAATTCTTAAAGCACACAGTACTGGCTCTAAGTGCAACAGCACTTAATAAATGGAGAAGGATCCTAGGACAGACCAGGAAGAGTTCCCGGAGGAGATAGGAACTTGAAGAATACCCAAACACCACTGGGAGACATTGTCAACgttaacaatgacaacaaaatgaAGACCAATGAAGGAGGACGTCCCCCAGTTACCCAGCTAATTAGCAGCCTTGCAGATGGGGACCCAGTTCTATCTCCCCAGCTGCCTtcttcacggggtcacaaaagactggATTTGATGAGGGCAGAAGTGGAAGGACGATGAGGACACTAGATTCTAGGAAGAGTGGAGCTAGTAGTGCCTGAGTTTAGAAGACGACAAGGAGGAGGGTGTGGGTGTAAAGATGAAATAGAATGCTATTAACTGCTGACATATGGTCTCCGTACCAGGTAGTATGTATCAGCTTTACAAACAGAAGTTCACTGAAGCCTCCCAGCCAGCCAGTAGGGTGTGGAGGACTATTTGACAGGTGATAAGACAGAGGCTCAGCGTAGTTAAATGACCTACCCAAGGTCATCCAGCTAGGTAGCCCTCCAACTTACCTGCCTGCCTCCCTTGCTCTGGGATAAGCACCCTTATTGAAAGGGCTCTCGGAGAGGGAGGAGGACCCTCTTGCAACTGGGTCAGTTGTATTGCAAGCTGCTTGGTCCCTGGCTCCATTCTATTTAGCAGAACCACGCTTATCAGAGACTCTGATGGAATCTGAGGCTGAAAGACCAGAAGCAGCAGAAGATGGTGGAGTTGGGGAGTCAGGGACCAGCAAGGAGGTCTGCCCCTCAGGAGACAAGGACTGTCCCCAAGCTCCTCTTAGGGCCCAAGAATACCTTTTAAACCTCCTCAGAAGCTGCCTCAAGGTCTTCCAGAAAGAGGTGGCAGTATCCTCTGCAGTCCCCCAGTTCTAGAGGGCAGGCAGCCCCACCACCCTTCCCTCTGTGGCTCAGGACCACAGATCGCAGAGCAGTCCTGGCCTTCTAGCAGGCCCAGCAGTGGAAACAGCAGCTAGTCCTCACGCTGTGCCCCAGTCATCCCAGGGTAACCCAGCCAGGAACCCTCTCACCTTTCCACAGCAATGGCCACCAGCGTGAAAACGGAAGCAGACACTGACATGCCCTGCACCAAGCCGCTCATCTTGCACGTGGCGTTGTCAAAGGGCCAGCCTGCAAAGACAGAGGCCACTACAAAGTGAGAGATGCCTCATCCACAAAGAGCCAGAGACCTCCAGCCACCTGGGCCAGTCCCCTCTGTGGCTTGTATCTTCCCTCCAGTCAAGCTAGGTTGTCATTCCACCTCTGCTTACACACTTCCAGGAGTGAGGAGCTGACCAGCAGGTACCTCCGTGGACAGTCCTACTAGAGACAGCCTTTATACTGACCAGCAATTTTTCTCCATGAACTTtagattcatccagccctgcctGGATTTCTGCTCCCATAGACCAGCTCCAAGTTTGAGgccagtagttctcaaacttggCTGCTCACTAGAATCAACTGAGAGCTTGGAAAAGGATCAGTGCCCAGGACCATGCCAGACTAATCACAAACAGAATCTCTAAGGGTGGGACTCAGACCACCATATTTTCCAAATTGACCCAGGAGATTTAAGTGGCAGCCGAAGTGGAGACCCACTAGGACAGATCCATCCTGACTCACAAGTGGGGGAGGTATAAGCAGCTCCAGCCCAtcctacctgaggtcctcactctgacCCCTGAGCTTCTGCTTTCTCATGAGACCTGGGTCCCACCTGCTTTCAGGACTGGTAGCCAGGTTCACCTCTTGGCTGCCTGCGGCCCTGTGTTGGTAACTACCTGGTGTTTCCAGCCCTCTaggcctgggatggggaggggcagCTTGATCTTGTCTGTTGTACCTGTGGACAGGAGTCATCTCCCAAGACTGGGGTTGTCTTTCACCAACAGCCTCTGCTgtgttgattttctgtctgcACCCTTACAAGGTACCAAGCGCTGGCCTGCTCAGTCCTCACCCCAGCCCCATTACTGTCTcctttttacagatgtgaaaatgaaGGGGGAGATTAATTTACAATCTCTTTGTCTCTAAATCACTATGGATCAGTGCTGAGAGTTTGATCTGGGTGCCAGGGAGTTTAAATGTCATGGAAAGTCAATATCGCTGTAGAGAGCAGgtggaaaaacatgaaaaaatgttcaaacctCATTCAAAATTAGAAAAACGCAAATGATACTTGCTGTGGAGAAATAGGAGCTCTCAGACatcactggtgggaatgcaaagcaTTACAGTCCTTCTGGAGGGGAACTAAGCAATGCCTAACTTATGCACTTGTCTTTTGATCTAACAGTCTCACTCTACTCTGAATCTACACCTCTGATGACACAAAATACATATGCACAGGGTTATTCATTGTAGTACTGTTGTAACTGCAAAATATCAGAGAAACTCTAAATGCCCACATTAAGAAGTTGTTGAATAAACAATGGTTTATACAGATAAAAAAGGACTGGCAGACACTACTGTAACCAGCTAGTGACCTCATCGCACTATTGTTAACTGGTGAGTGagcatgcgtgtgtgcacatctgtgtatgcacatgtgcaggtgtgtgtgcacgcatatgtttgtgtgtgttttgggaaGAAGGATGCATGGCCTCTGTTCAGCATCCCTGAAAGAACCTGCGATTCAGCTGTGATTAAAGATCCCACCAGGCTTAGCCAGAGGACAGCCACGGGGAAAGTGACAGCCCTGGCTTCACTTTCTGGGTTTGTGAGTCCCCCAACCTCACATCAGCTGTGGTGTGTggtagtgtgtgctcagtcatgtccgactgtttgtgatcccatggactgtagcctgccaggctccactgtccatgggattctcaggcaataatactggactgggttgtcatttcctcctccaggggagcttcccaaccccagggatagaatctgcatctcctgtatctcctacattccaggcagatgctttattgctgagccacctgggaagcccaaatggctGGCATAAGGGGGAGCATCCTTGTGTGGGCTCGAACCGCTAGCCTTTCAGTTAACAGTCCAACGTGCTAACCAACTATTCCACAGAGAcaccaaagtcactccaaacggGGCTGCCCAGGCTCTGAATCCTAAGTTTCTGGGAGCTCTGAGTGCAGAAGCTGCAGGCACAGACCTCTAGGGGTCTCCCCAGCTCTGGAAACTAGTCCTTCCCACCTAGAATCCATGGCACTGTACTCTGAAACAAGAAAAGTGAATCCTGGGAGAAGGTAGATGATAGTGGGATCCTTCTGACATTTTTAGATGCTGGGCGGGAATTTAGAAGTCAAGGGGCCTAGTTCTGCTTGAATCTCTCTACCAGATCCCTGCTAAACAGCCAGCCAGCCAATCCCTACTTAGACACTCCCAGTGACAGGGAGCACAAGACCTGTAGGCAGGAACCTTTTCTGGTGGAGAACATCTCAAATTAGTTTTTAGGTCCCTATTCAGAGGAAACCTGCCGTCTTAGCACTTCTTCCTGCTGGTTCTAGTTCTGCCCAGAACTAGATGGGACCTCCCCTGGAGAGTAGGACTGAACGGTGCAGTGGTTAGAAATACAGATGTGAGAATGTGGGACTTGACACTTAGTTGTGTAAACTACAGAACCACCACTTAATCACtcagagcctcagtctcctcat comes from the Bos javanicus breed banteng chromosome 28, ARS-OSU_banteng_1.0, whole genome shotgun sequence genome and includes:
- the NPFFR1 gene encoding neuropeptide FF receptor 1; translated protein: MGEDPDLCAPLRLGEPAQPSNSSWPPSENGSDAQATPAANLTFSSYYQHSSPVAAMFIVAYVLIFLLCMVGNTLVCFIVLKNRHMRTVTNMFILNLAISDLLVGIFCMPTTLVDNLITGWPFDNATCKMSGLVQGMSVSASVFTLVAIAVERFRCIVHPFREKLTLRKALVTIAVIWALALLIMCPSAITLTVTREEHHFMVDARNRSYPLYSCWEAWPEKGMRKVYTAVLFSHIYLAPLALIVVMYARIARKLCQAPGPACAGGEEAAGEGGRGARRRARVVHMLVMVALFFTLSWLPLWALLLLIDYGQLSEPQLHLVTAYAFPFAHWLAFFNSSANPIIYGYFNENFRRGFQAAFRAQLCAPPWGSHREAYSQRASRLLRTRVFVEVQPSDSGLPSESGPSSGAPRPGRLPLRNGRVAHHSLAAEGPGCSHLPLTIPAWDI